Below is a genomic region from Drosophila kikkawai strain 14028-0561.14 chromosome X, DkikHiC1v2, whole genome shotgun sequence.
ttaagaaacaatttttttcttaaattaacaGTGCAAAAGGTAACATTTAAGAGTCTTACTTACTTACAGAGACCTGTTAAGGTGGTTAACAGCTAACAGCTGACTCTGACTCTCTCGAAATGTAAGAGCTGTCGAAGAGAGGAcaggttgttgtttttgttggtgtGGTCGTGTAAGTGAGCCTTTGACGTCGACGTCGactgcagcagcggcagcaccagcaccagcagcagctgtagTTGCTAGTGTTGTTTTTGCAGTCCATTGACTTTTTCAACTGTTGTTATTgtcattgttgttattgctattATTGCCGTTTctcttgtttgtttgccgtcactgctgttgttgttgttgcctgctTTGCGCAGTTGTcacagttgttgttgttgtttttggtgttGCTGTTATTGCCATTTAttgtatagattttttttttgtcgccgtcttggaattattttttttttccgcccCTCTTCTGCCTACCTGGTTCGCCTCGAGTTTTGAATGTTTTGTTTATTCATAAGCATGCGCCtcgttttgtttattaatgtttaaaaaacaGAATGGAGAGAGAAAATCGGGAGGCAGCGGCGATATCTGCATTTCAAAGTTGCAGTCAAAGTCTCAGCTTGATTTTTCATATCTGTATGTATGAATATGCCTTGCAATCgttgtttatttatagttattttgcataaataaCACTTATTGTTCTTGTCTGTTGTTTGCtgctgcattttaattaagataACTTCACTTTATGACACATTCCCTCCTCCTTCCACTTCCAATCTCCAAtctgtacacacacacacatgcacacactcTCCAATATCCAACGTTTCTTGTGCACTGTCACTCAAAGCAACATCAATTGAGTTGGGGGGGAGGGGAATTCTGGAAATGGAATGATAAAGGGGGAAGAGATGGGGTGGAAAAATCACGATTAGCTAAATCGATTGCAATTGGTTTTGATTGAAGATTTCTATGATTTTGAGGCACTTCAATTGTAGGAAGGTTTGtaaggaaagaaaaaatgaatatatatataatataggtTCCAATTTCAGGGTTCctggaaatgggaaaaacaaaataaaaggtatatttattttaccaaACTCGTAAAGAAATTTTACAAGTtttctgaaatatttataaattgtttctATTTCagcgattttttttaaactatttaaattaataaaaaaaaattaaattctcaattttttgtttgtttttttttttcattgttCCTTTTccattgtttattttcttataacCAACCTTAGCTTGACTTTAATACCTTGATGAAATCGTGTAAAATTAAGCAAGTTTTATATAACTTTTGCTAATATAATCCAAATTCCAAGGTTCCCTTTTTTGGCTCccccctttctttttttttttttatagtcaGTTTCAACGGTAattggctttaattaaatgcaagtCGTAAAGTCAACTGAGCGCAGCTCGCTCGCTGCTCCCCCCCCCACTCCCACTCACACTTCCTGCTCTTGTTCAAACcttgcaaatttaattaaagcgaATGCGAATCATAAATATTGTAATACCCCCACacaaaagcacacacaccaGCACACACATTCACACACAGCGCAAGCCAATTGTCAAACACTCGTTCGCAGTAACTCTGCGGCACTCGAAACGGCGACCCGAAACGAACTGCAAACTGAAGCCAAACCCAACCGAACTCAGGTGAATGTAGGTCAGTGAGGTGTGAGCGAGTGGGCGGGCGTGGGAGTGGGCGTGAGCGTGAGCAGCAGGGGAATTCCTTTGGCTAAGCACCTGAGCATCGGACTTGGATCTTAATCTTGCCGAGTTTAACGTGagcttattttttgtgttgaagaattatatatatatatttgatttataggATTAGAATAAATAGGATTTCTAGGCTTtggactgaaattataatactccttaaaatgtattaaattttaaatatttattcataattttatatgatcatttttgagcttaaaaatgcaataactaagccaaaaatgcattaaattcaattcggaaagctgttctgatttcgtttttttaaatttaataaatctgtatataaagtttaaatatttaacaaattaaaattttttcgattttattttaggtccttaaacaataaaatgaagcataaaattaaaaaaaaaaaataaaatttttaatttttttgcagacgtgtctagatcgattctgctgttaattctgatcaagaatatatatgatttatagggtcggaaatgagtccttcactgatttttaggcttcggactgaaattataatactccttaaggtgtattaaattttaaatatttattcataattttatatgataatttcagtcagaagtttgcaaagcCGCGAAGAAGACATTATCGAGTCTGTAAAGTAGCTGgttattttcatttctatatatatttattaatatttatttatatttatttatattaatatttatttatatttatttatatttattaatatttatttatataaatttatttttattgcaattgCTGCAATCTCAACACCCGCTCCATAaaatttttctagattttcaGGTTGTTTTCGTGCCCACCTCTTCTcacaagaaattaaaataaaaatagaaaaataaacaaaaaactggtTCATTCGAAGGTCGAAGTTGTTCTCGGGGGCTCTCTGGTTCGTTCTGCTTCTGAAACGGAATCTGTGGTCTCCAAAATGGCCAACGGTCATGCCTCTTAATTAGCTGCTTATTTTTTGacactttttgtttgctgttttaCTCCTTTTGTTGCTATGGCTGGTGTTGTTGTAGTGGTTGTATTGTTGTTGTGTTCTCATTAGAAGCAACATGTTGTTGTTTTAGCTGTTTGCTGGAAGTTTTCAAAGCGGGTGGCAGCTAACcagtttatttttcttctttttttgggtttggttttttttgaatggttttttgtgtttttgttcaCCGTTTTGATAAGGTTATATTACtagatgttttttttatagatgcTGGGACAGTGTACTTGGTCAAGCAGGGAGTTATAGTTAAGGTTTAGTTAATTTCTggcttaaatatattatttatatatcttttttcattatttcttgtttttaaagtaacggaaatcaataaaaaatacaattttaaaatagaaaaaagtataaaaaactGCTCTAAAAGATTTTATTGTCTAGATTTATGGTTTCTTAGATTTAATTTCCCTAGCACGATCCCACCTTAAAGTGTAATTCGAAGTTTATTTCCTGTTCTGACTGATCATTATTACCAATATGTATTCCCCCATTGTAATGTATCCAAGAAATGCATTCTGCTTGGCATTTGGCATGCATTATGCGGGCAGCTATTAAAAACCATAAAGACGGCCATGCCACTTGTAAGGACATGCCATATGCATACAGCTAAGGGTAAAATAATAGTACAGGATAAagggttttgtattttttcaatttaaaaaaaatgtattttgatttaaattattttttaacggCTGTTGGATGAcgaaatttatgtttaaaatacttaataatgaaataataattttaaattctaaaaattatatttaataaataatcttCAAGACACTAATCATAATTATTTCGCGGGATTgcagttatttttaattgcttttcagaattaaaatcaataaaacctTAATTAAGCATACATTTAGCTTCATAAAtgatttgtattaaatatttttaaagtcccCAGAAAATATGTTCATGAACTTATTACTTTTCGATTTATTCAATTAATGAACTTAActtatttacataatttatgTACAATATCCGAGGTAGTCCTATTCTTTTGACCACAGCTGTGTGCGTACACCCTCGCACAGATAGAGAGACGCGTAATATATGTGCAGAGATATATCCAGTTGATCTAGACCCCAAGTCGTTAGTCGCCAGTCGGTGCTTTGTTGTAAGTCTCTTTGCTTGTCACGTAGGTCATGGAGGAGGGTACCCCTGACCCCTCCCTACACCCCCCTTGGAGCACAAGTGCTTACCAACTagcataaacaacaacaataagaacAGTAACAACAACTGCGGTACGAATGACAACCGTTTTACAAGGAGAAACCGCAGACAACGAACGACAAAAGGGAGAAAAGACGACAGACGCACCCAAGAGTTAAAGCCCctactggcacacacacacacaccatatatagcccacacacacacacatgctcaCATGTGTGGGGCTTACAGTTTCAGGGTTTGTCTGGGCTCCAAGCCTCCTCCCAAAGCCCCGCGTAGAACTCCCTTTCGGAGTTATTGTGGCAGAGACCAATTAAAATGCGCGACATCACATGTGCGCGAgcatttattataaatttttcgtTGGAATTGAGTGAAAAATAGTTGAATGAAAGAACGAAAAGAAAGCAAAGGGAAAAATACACACGCTTGGgtgatataaataaaagaagcaAGAAGGAGACTCAAGAAGACGAAACCAAAATACCCAGGTTTACCAGGTTTaagaattattataataatattattaattcaaccattaaataaaaaataaaaaataatatatataaaaaacaataaatataaaaaaaaataaatataaaaaaaaataaatataaaataaatataaaataaatataaaaaaaacatatatatataaaaatatatataaaaaaatatgtataaaaatatatacataaaaaaaatgtatatacaaaaaaaaaaaacaaaaaaataataataataaagtaataaaaatattaataaatccaaGAAAAATGATTGCAGATATTCAAAAAAACAGGGTATGAAAAGCGTTAGAGGAAACCTTAAACAAAATCAAGTGAGAAATGGAGGAGAGTGCCTCCTCGCTAACAAAGGAGCATCAAGGGAGTAGAATTGGTGCTAGTAAATTGGTAGGATAACGCGGGCggggtgggtgtgggtgtgttaCTATGTCTGGTTAAAAGCTCCCTCCGCCGTTTTCGCCCCCTCGTGCATGTTACAATGTTGTTAATATGACGCTTAGTAGTTATCTCACaccaaaaaaacacacagacacactcaGGATGAACCCCCTACCACCCAGGAATTGACAATGTTTTTCAAATTGACGACGCATTACACACAAAAAGAGGGGGCTTCCCCCTCGCTCAAGTGTTGTAAAATTATTGGCATGCGAGCGATGCAGcagcgtttattaaatttttcaagTGCCACAACAAAGGCGAATAACATAGTGAGTGGTGTGTAGAGTGTAAAGTGTAAAGTgtatagtgtgtgtgtgtgtgcgaggtGTGCCAGTGTGTATGGTTGTCATGttggaaaattattttgtgtCGACGGGGACTCTCACTGTGTCTGATATTTTATgttgtattaattttacaactttaaaagttgtaaaatgtattttatatatatatttcacacattgtttaaatttaacgaTTTAAGAGACTAACATTAAAGTCTTTGAAGTTGAAACCTAATTTAACCAGAAATCTTAAGAAAATAAccatacaattttccacatgATGCACTTTAAGGAACTAAGTATCCTTTGAATAATCCTTGTGGCAACATGTGTCTGTTAAGGGTTTTCCATTacaactctctctctctgtttctctctcttttactTTGATAAtgcataaatacatacattgtCTAATATTTGCCAAGGCTTCACTTCGagtagcaaaaaaaaaaaacagaaaaaaaaataataaaaataaatccaaaacTGGAAAGCTAGAAAACTAGAAAACTGCAGGAACCGGAAATGCTGGACCGGGTTGCAGGGTAAAGGGAAAAACTTCCAAGGAAGGGAGCTTAACTGTCGTCTGGggtttttagaaatttgttTCGCTTCGttccgtgtgtgtgtctttctGTCTTTTGTTGCCCCACACCGACCCAACCTcctcctccctctctctctctctgcactTCATTGGAGCCGTGAACAAGTTTTGCCAACTATTTGAGTGAGTTTTCCATTGCATGTCGCCATTCTTATATTCGGTTTCCTCTATTCCTCCATTAGGGAGCTAAGCAAAGAGCAAACACAAGACAATGGTTCTGCTTCTGGTTTGCACTTAGCCAAGGAAACTTGGCCCGAACTGTATCTCAGTTGCATTCTCAAAATCCGCATCCCCCAATCCCCATTTCCGgttcatatatatgtacatatgtgtgtgtggttttaAGCCGAGTGGTAAACAAAGATATGCACTACCAGGGCTTACCAGTTACCATAAACCGAGCGGCAAGCATATGCATATGCGATACAAGCTCTGTTAAGCCGCTTACCCTTATGAGTTTCAGGCCTGCCAACCTGAGCCAACTAATGCCGCCTAATGAGTTCGTTGAGCTCGTCGGGTACAGTTACTCTGCAAGTACAGTTACGCGCAGTGAAAGTGTGGCCAgacttaatttataattaatttagaatttaaatatttgttcaaGAAAACTTACAGTTCAGCTTTTGTTAAATTGAAACCTTTAAAATACTTCAAAAACTAAAACCCTATCAGAGGCTTCACATTGTTGCCAAACTTCTTGCTCAACAATGTGACCAGATCCCAGGGACACCCACTTGACATGGTCATTGAATTGCATACTGATTTCCGAAGCTTGTTAGCTACCAGCCCACTTGAAGTTCCTTTGCTACTACCCATATCCTTGGATGCACATGCAACCGAATAATGGTCCATTGTCTCCCATTTCCCATTCAACTGCATCGTTGTCGAACTTCAGCTGCTAATCAAAAGTGGATTGTGGACATCCTACTCCTGCTTCTGAAGGACCCTCGACTAGTCTCGAGCTTTGTTGCCAATTTTCAGACAAGCCCCAGCAAATTAGAAACAATTTGCCGTAAAGTGCACTTAAAATCGAGAAGCAAGACACAAGGTGGACATTTTGTCAAATCAAAAACtgaatttgaatttcaatCAACTcgaattaaatcaaaatttgcaaaatgAAGTGACTGGGCAGtagacacgcacacacacacacacacacacacacacacaaggagTGTGCATGCATAGAGCAGAGGAAGTGCAGCACGAAATTGGAATATAATTCTTATGAATGggtctggtctggtctggtctgCTCTGCTCTTTCGACCACAGCCACAACTCCTAGAGATGGTAATGGAGTCTAGAAGCTGAAGGCTTTTAGCCACAAAAATTCACATCTACAGGCCAggggaaaagtgaaaagtggTGGAGTGTGTGGCTTGGAGTTTCCACAgaccgcaaaaaaaaaaagaggacaTGAAAGAGTCCAGCGCATTCCTGTGCCAGACTCCGGAATGTCAAGTCTGCTGTCTATAATTTAGTGGCATATTCAATTTGACAACTGCTACAAGGAGCCCTTTTTGCTGGCCATCTCAGTCTCTTTTAGCTTTTTTCCAGCCACTATGTCTGGTTTTCTCTGTGTACTGTTGATTAAGCATTGCGCACACGTAGTGGCAATTGATGCCCCAGATTCGCGCACCTGTTGGCCAAGGCTCTCTCTACTGTCCAGTGTCTAGCTTGTACCCAGTGTATACCATGTCCAGTTCTTGTCTGGCGGCATTGTCACCGTGTTCTCCTCTCCAGCGCTTTCTCACCTTGATTTCTCATCACCTAAGAGCACGTAGTTGGAGGTGTAAATGTTGACAGGGATCTGGTAATGCACAAACCAATGGTTAGATTTCCTATATTGGCGGACTGATGGATTGTCTAAagtattatttgaaaattcgGGGTATATTATCAACAAAACAAGTTAGagattgaaaagaaaataaacttcCATCACATACATTATTCTTAAATGCTTTTCCAAGGTCTTTATTCATTCCTCAAGCTAGAATTTACTTTCTACatatcttattttttgtgtatgaAGATGATTTCCTACTTATAAATCGTATTATTCCTCCATCTCTTACACTTGCTTCTTGATCCTTGCCTTGATAAACTCCGGATAGTCTATAAAACCATCGCGCGAGGTATCATCCATCTCTAGAATGGGATCAATGAGTACTGCCAGCTCTTCGTCGCTTAGGGTCTTTGCATCCAAACTGACTTGAATCTTGTCGTCTTCGCCATGCAAATGGACCAGTGCCTTGTACAGTTCACAACCATCCagcttgttgttgccatcgGAATCGTGCatcttgaaataataaaactgtAGCTCGGCATCGGCCATTTGACTTGTATCGATAGGCACTGGCATGTGTTCTTGGATATGACTGCGCTCTAGGTCAATGTTTCCAGTGGTTATGACCTTTTGGCTTAGGTCCTCCTGTGcctgatggtgatggtgatgtgGCATCTGATGCTCTGAACCTTGCAGATACTGAGCCAGGGACTCTTGTTTGTAGGAATATTGCTGAGGGTGGACATGCTGTTCTGGTGGTTGATAGCGTTTTGGATTGACACCGGGAGGCAAGCGCTGGCCAGCTGATAGACCAATCAGGAAGATGAGTATCTGGTTTGGAATAAACTTCGGCATGGTTGTGGGTAGGTTTCCAGAGGGGTTTTTGCTTGTAAAGGCTGTGTTACCAAGACTACAagtcaaaatttgatttataatCGTTCAGGAAATCAATGAAAGGCCTACTAGAGGCTGATTTATTTaccataaatatgaaatataactaaaataaagGCAAAATGCAATTGTTTTGATACTACGAAAAATCTTACATATAATTCGCAACTGGTTCTAACATCCCTGGCATGAAGTTACGGTTTTCGGCTTTAGGTTTAGCCTAATTATGTACTAAATATATGCTAAATATGTTCTTAATATGTGCTAAATATTTACAACGtatatactaaatatatacttttaaataattaccctaaaagtaattaatttattttttattcttgaCTTTCTTGCAGCTGCCGCCGCGTCAATGTCTGACGAAGTGCCTTTGGGTCGCCTATCGCAAATCTTCGATACGCTCACCaacctccagcagcagcagcagcagcagcaactgcatcCCCATCCGCATCctcaccagcagcaacagcatcagctTCATCCTGTTCAGTTGCCGGCGGATCAACGCCGCAGATCCGCCTCCTCATCACCTTCACCCTCGGCCAGTGCCTCAGCCTCAACTTCAGGGCGGGCCACGCCTTCTCTGGGCGTGGCCAGCCCGCTAAATACCTTGCAATATTATAGTCATGCCAACAATTATTTTCTGCGGCCACAGGATAGTGGCGTTGGCAGTGGCTACCTACACACGTTTCCCTCACACCTGTACcatcatcaccagcagcagcagcagcagcatcatcatcagctgCATCACCTGCAGCAGCACAGCCAGCCGCCATCGTTGCCCACACAACGGAGTGGCTGCCTCTCTGGATCACAGTCGCTGCAAGGCTCCCCACTGCTGGCCAAGCGAGCCACCTCCTTTAGTGGACAGATGCCCTTGGGTCAGGTGAGAGCTGCTGGCACGGCAGGAGCTGCTGCCTCCACACCGAACAGCCCAAGGCTGATGCCTCGACGTGTGCCACGACCGCCGCCCATACCAGCCAAGCCGGGTCAGGTGAAAGTCGTTGAGAGCAGCAGGGATCCTCCTCCAGCCAGGGATCAGGCTCAAAATCAAATGCAGGCTAGTGTAAATCCCATGCTGGCAGCCTTGGATGCGCCAGATGCGCCCTGGCCGCATTTTTCCACACTCACCGAACACCTAGATGTACATCAGGTTAATAACTATGGACAGGCATTGCCTGAGGTGGGTTTAACTAATGATTacctaaaagaaaatatatttaactaaaCGTTTTCTTGCATTATTTACTGCAGATTAATTGGCAGGAGCGTTGCCTGGAGTTGCAATTGGAGCTGCATCGGTCCAAGAACCAGGCGGGTCGTATACGTGATATGCTGCGTGAAAAGGTGAGTACACCTAAGAGGGggaaaagtaaagtaaaagcAAGGGAAAACCAAAGGAAAGTGTACTGACAAGCAACCCTAAGTTGAGCCTTGGTCGGTCGTCGCTGGGGGTTGCCTGATGATTAGCCCAAATGAGTTAATAAGTAAAAAGCAACGCCACACAAAACATTAATTACTctagagagtgagagagagacaggAGAGTCGGCCACATCTTGTGCTTAATTATGATTTATGAGAGAGCCACGGTTGAAACATTTTTACGACATCCCACGCAATTatcattcacacacacacacacacagagagaagcTCGAGTGGACAGGAGCTCCAGAGATAGTGCAGCCACATGTGGCTGGCTGGAAAGCAGGGTAACCTTCATCTCCTTGCCCATTATTAGCCTAATTAAGTCATTAGGCATTTGGCCAAGAGGCTCTGGCTCTATTGATGCAAAAACTATATGAATTATGTATTAGTCAAATGTGGAAACTAACCCCCGCCTGAAAATGTTTCCCCAGTGGTGGTGTTTCGCTTTCATCTGCACATATAGTACAACATGTTGAGCCTGACATAAATTAATTGTGCTTCAATGATTTTTCGGTCCATGAATAATGCATAATGAGGGAGAAGGCAGCTGGGCTGTAAGCGATCTCTCACGTGGATGATAGAGGGGTTAAAGTGCAAAGGGGGGaagggagtgtgtgtgttaatTTCAAAAGAGGTTTTGATAACTGCAAGGGGTTaaggattttttaattattatttttcttataaataaatataaataaatgtaatatttaagaaaaaaggaagctacattttttattaatataaaaatattatttttgtatactttcaagttcaaaataaatttaatttatatttataaaaacacttttataaataaaaaaaattaccaggttgtaatttatagatttttacacaagaaaggaagctgcattttttttttataattcaagtttattatttttatatatgttcaaattaaaaataaagcaattttaaatttagtaagcagtttctaaaaaaaaatctatttttaattttaaaagaggttaaacaattttaaattattattttttaaattaaaaggaagctatttttttttaagaatttatgatttttatatattttcaaattaaaaataactcaaatttaaaacttaaacacattttttaaaataaactctcTTTTTCCTGCCTAAAATCTGATATAtttgactttattttaattgtttttcacccaaaacaactaaaataatatataaaaaagacaCAACAAAGTCTAAAATTTCTGCgaatattattgttattaaaattattggcATGCCTAGCCAAgctttcaatatttaattgcCAATTTTCGAGCGCCAGTCACAAAAAGGCAGTAAAAGGtcaacaaacaataaaaaaaagttgaaaatagaaggaaaaacaacaacaaaaaattgctaaaaaagaagaaatgcATAACTCGATGGCTCAAAGTATgcaatgaatattttatttctgttttatGCATTTGCCATTTGGCATTTCGCCTTTGTCGCTGCCGTTTCGTATGAGTTTTGGCCCTCCGCCCCTCTTTCCACCATTTTTGTGACTTTTCCCCGCTTTTCCACACTTTTTCTGCTTTCCCCGGTTGAACTTTTTGCCAGCTGCAATTCAAGTGcatcataaattttaaattagttgcactAAACTTGAAATGGCCTGGACACAACTGGCTTCCTTCCTTTCGTTCCTTTCCTTTCCGGCCATTAAAAATGCCAAAGCGAACGCCTTTTaatatgcaatattatttataaatttttgactCTTCTCCCCcctttctttttctctttcgTTTCATTtggcaaaagaaaatcaacaacaacagttgcTTTTCGAGGGGAATATTtgattttctgattttttaaagaagaTTTCTTAATGATTtggtgtttaaataaattatattaaaagttttctttaaataaattataataattatgaaGTAAGAAAGAAAATAGATGACTAGATTtgtgtatattatttttattatcaggaaacaaagtaaaaaatttCCCTAAATTTAATTAGGAAAGAAAATTCCTAAagaataaactatatttttagttttaaaagtatgaaaaaaaaagtacaaatattatttttcatatttttaaaactaaaaaaatatcctATCCTAAAGGACTTTCCTTTCCCTATTTCCCTCTTTGGAAAATCCAACGATTAAAGTGTATTAAAATGTTAACTTTGTGTTGtcataaaatgcaaattttccaGTCAAGCAAAAATTGTCTTagtttcttttggtttttgatATCTGTAAAAGTTGAGTGCCAAAGGAAAACCCTGGGAAAACGAGGAAATGCCAGGAACAAGGACAAGAGCAATCAGAAGAGACGTTAAGCTCAGAccacaacattttttggctggacaagaaagaaaaacacagagagagagagagagaaggtcCTAGGACCTAGAAGGTCCTTTGGCAACAATGTGCAGGACGTTGAAATTATGGCCAAGCATATTGCAACATTCTTGTTGGACAATAAAATTCAAGTTTATTACCAAAGCCGTTCAAAACCAAGGGCCAAAAAAACGGAAAGCCGAAGTAAACAAATGGAGCAGAGTGAAAGGCCAACAAGAAGGTTCAAGCCACACAGTTGCCAAATTTTTGACTTAACAAATATATTGTAAATCCATacaagaaaatgaaaagaacAATATAAACTATTTAATACCCAAAAGTTGTCAAAAAATTCAGCaacttgtatatttttgtgtatatatttgcTCTCCCATTTAGAccttaattaaatcaaatcgTTTTAATTTGGTCAAATTTCGATTTTGTACCGCAAACCGAAAAGAAAATtgccaaaatatatatgtatatttaatgttCTGCCATAAACCggaattgtaatttaattaaatttgaccAAAAACCACTTTGATTTTGTAGAACCAAAATGGTATTAAATCATGTGAAAGAACAAACAACACAAATCACTTTAAAACGGGGTTTGAGGCAACTTAATTTGTACATTTTGGCAAGTAAATAGTATTTTCAGCCCAGAATGATGGCAAGTTCATTTCGAAAACCCCTTTTTTGAGAGGCTACTTTGTGGCATTAAGTGGCATCCAATGTCATTTGCTGCTCACTTGGTTATCCCATTTTTGTTTGGGCAATTTCCGGCTGGACTTCCCACTACCCAAAAAGGAGACCTAACTCCGCCGGGTTGTGGCCATAAATCTGCGTGGCCCGCTGGTCATGATTGCACATTGCACATTGGTATGATGGCCGTCAAAGAGCAAACACCGCCCAAAAGTGGCCACATTAGAGTGCCATGCCATCTGCCGTAAGCTTCACTCTGTTTGTCAGAGTTCCTCttgctttctctctctctctctctctttttcttccTAAAGCCATCTCTTTCTGCGTGTTTGCGAAGCGCGTTAACGCGTTGAAAGCGGCGCTTAGAGGCAAATGACCGTCCCGCCTTGTCATCCATTTCAATTTTCGTTGCAAAACGCAAAATCCCACAAAGCTACAAAGGAAAGCATAACTGAAGAGA
It encodes:
- the LOC108080314 gene encoding lymphotoxin beta receptor inhibitor-like gives rise to the protein MPKFIPNQILIFLIGLSAGQRLPPGVNPKRYQPPEQHVHPQQYSYKQESLAQYLQGSEHQMPHHHHHQAQEDLSQKVITTGNIDLERSHIQEHMPVPIDTSQMADAELQFYYFKMHDSDGNNKLDGCELYKALVHLHGEDDKIQVSLDAKTLSDEELAVLIDPILEMDDTSRDGFIDYPEFIKARIKKQV